A window of Babylonia areolata isolate BAREFJ2019XMU chromosome 2, ASM4173473v1, whole genome shotgun sequence contains these coding sequences:
- the LOC143298964 gene encoding kinesin heavy chain-like, with protein sequence MADECNIKVVCRVRPLNNSEEKAGSKFVLKFPTDDSTSCGGKVFVFDRVLKPNVTQEHVYTVTAKPIVADVLSGYNGTIFAYGQTSSGKTHTMEGVLGDEGMQGIIPRIVQDIFNYIYGMDENLEFHIKVSYFEIYMDKIRDLLDVTKTNLSVHEDKNRVPYVKGCTERFVSSPEEVMEVIDEGKANRHVAVTNMNEHSSRSHSVFLIHVKQENVDSEKKLHGKLYLVDLAGSEKVSKTGAEGAVLDEAKNINRSLSALGNVIAALAEGNKSHVPYRDSKLTRILQESLGGNARTTMVICCSPASFNESETKSTLMFGQRAKTIKNVVTVNEELTAEEWKRRYEKEKEKNNRMKLIILKLEAELQSWRAGKVVPAEEQVDVKTAAAEPEPPVKEGTGTAPGTGTLHMATSFVGLAGGGTSAISEAERQQLETEKMSLYQQLDDKDEEINNQSQLIEKLKEQMLEQEELISQSRRDYENVQSDMARIQQDNESAKEEVKEVLQALEELAMNYDQKSQEVENKNHDLEAISEELNQKSSLLNSMQSELETLKDTALHQKKRVTDMIVSLLRDLSDIGTAIGGSAAENKPNPGAGEKLEEEFTVARLYISKMKSEVKTLSSRAATLETTNSENTKKLDDTETELSDCKLKIQQYEAKMSTLSESIKSVELKKRQLEENIDSLNEECAQLKAQQTMAATVSEKEKETSTKLQAEIEMKETLEKQMMAHREQHQKQLSTLREEIADKQALIDGLKETNQKLSLAMEKVQGDFEKLKAEDGEKSAKLSELSMQLSRREQAKQDLKGLEETVAKELQTLHNLRKLFVQDLQSRVKKSANKVEEEEEESGGHVAQKQKISFLENNLEQLTKVHKQLVRDNADLRCELPKLEKRLRATMDRVKSLETALKEAKEGAMRDRKRYQMEVDRIKEAVRQRNLARRGNAAQIAKPIRPGQHPGSGATQGTGIRGGGAGGMAANGPAVIKPHSQA encoded by the exons ATGGCAGACGAATGCAATATTAAAGTTGTGTGCCGTGTAAGGCCATTGAATAACTCAGAGGAGAAAGCTGGCAGCAAATTTGTGCTGAAGTTTCCCACTGATGACTCGACTTCATGTGGC GGaaaggtgtttgtgtttgatagAGTGTTGAAACCCAACGTCACCCAGGAACATGTGTACACAGTCACTGCAAAGCCCATTGTTGCAg ATGTACTCAGTGGGTACAATGGCACTATATTTGCGTATGGCCAGACCTCCAGTGGAAAAACGCACACCATGGAA GGTGTGCTTGGGGATGAGGGCATGCAGGGAATCATTCCACGCATTGTGCAGGACATTTTCAATTACATCTATGGCATGGATGAAAACCTGGAATTCCACATCAAG GTTTCATACTTTGAGATCTACATGGACAAGATCAGAGATCTTCTCGATG TCACCAAGACCAACCTGTCAGTGCATGAAGACAAGAACCGAGTACCTTATGTTAAA GGGTGCACAGAGCGCTTTGTGTCCAGTCCTGAGGAGGTGATGGAAGTGATTGATGAGGGCAAAGCCAACAGACATGTGGCTGTCACAA ATATGAACGAGCACAGTTCCCGCAGTCACAGTGTGTTCCTGATCCACGTGAAACAGGAGAATGTGGACAGTGAGAAGAAGTTGCATGGTAAACTGTACCTGGTCGACTTGGCTGGAAGTGAAAAG gTGAGCAAAACTGGGGCTGAGGGAGCAGTGCTGGATGAAGCCAAGAACATCAATCGTTCTCTGTCTGCTCTTGGCAACGTGATTGCTGCCCTGGCTGAAGGAAAC AAATCTCACGTGCCATACCGAGACAGCAAGCTGACCCGCATCCTGCAGGAGAGTCTGGGTGGTAATGCCCGCACCACCATGGTCATCTGCTGCTCCCCTGCCTCCTTCAATGAATCAGAAACCAAGTCCACCCTCATGTTTGGCCAGAG aGCCAAGACGATCAAGAATGTTGTGACGGTGAATGAGGAGCTGACAGCTGAGGAATGGAAGCGTCGttatgagaaggagaaggagaagaacaacagaaTGAAGCTGATCATCCTGAAACTGGAGGCTGAGCTTCAGTCCTGGAGAGCTG GTAAAGTGGTGCCAGCAGAAGAGCAGGTGGATGTGAAGACAGCAGCTGCAGAGCCCGAGCCCCCAGTGAAGGAAGGGACAGGGACAGCTCCTGGCACAGGCACCCTGCACATGGCCACCAGCTTTGTGGGTCTGGCTGGCGGCGGCACCTCTGCCATCTCTGAGGCTGAGCGACAGCAGCTGGAGACGGAGAAGATGAGCCTGTATCAGCAGCTGGATGACAAG GACGAGGAGATCAACAACCAGTCACAGCTGATAGAAAAACTGAAGGAGCAGATGCTGGAGCAGGAAGAGCTGATTTCACAGTCACGCCGGGACTATGAGAACGTCCAATCTGACATGGCTCGCATCCAGCAG gacaaTGAGTCAGccaaggaggaggtgaaggaggtgcTTCAGGCCCTGGAGGAGCTTGCCATGAACTACGACCAGAAGTCACAGGAGGTTGAGAACAAGAACCACGACCTCGAGGCCATCTCTGAGGAACTCAACCAGAAATCT AGCCTGTTGAACAGCATGCAGTCAGAGCTGGAGACGCTGAAGGACACTGCCCTGCACCAGAAGAAACGGGTCACAGATATGATTGTCAGTCTTCTGCGAGACCTCTCTGACATCGGCACTGCCATTGGCGGCAGTGCTGCTGAGAATAAG CCCAACCCTGGTGCTGGTGAGAAGCTGGAGGAGGAGTTCACGGTGGCTCGCCTGTACATCAGCAAGATGAAGTCCGAGGTGAAGACCCTGTCAAGCCGGGCTGCCACCCTGGAAACCACCAATTCTGAGAACACCAAGAAACTTGATGACACTGAGACGGAACTGTCTGACTGCAAACTTAAAATCCAGCAG taTGAAGCCAAAATGTCGACGCTGTCAGAATCCATCAAAAGTGTGGAGCTGAAGAAGAGGCAGCTGGAGGAAAACATTGACTCCCTGAACGAGGAATGTGCGCAGCTCAAGGCACAGC AGACGATGGCAGCGACAGTGAGTGAAAAAGAGAAGGAGACGTCGACCAAGCTGCAGGCGGAGATAGAGATGAAGGAGACGCTGGAGAAGCAGATGATGGCTCACAGGGAACAGCACCAGAAACAGCTGTCCACCCTGCGTGAAGAGATTGCTGACAAGCAGGCCCTCATTGATGGCCTTAAAGA AACAAACCAGAAGCTGTCTCTGGCGATGGAGAAAGTGCAGGGCGACTTTGAGAAGCTGAAGGCTGAGGATGGAGAGAAGAGCGCCAAGCTGTCTGAGCTGTCCATGCAGCTGTCCCGGCGGGAGCAGGCCAAGCAGGACCTGAAGGGGCTGGAGGAGACGGTGGCCAAGGAGCTGCAGACCCTCCACAACCTGCGCAAGCTCTTCGTGCAGGACCTCCAGAGCAGAGTCAAAAAG TCTGCCAACAaggttgaagaggaggaggaggagtctggTGGCCATGTTGCCCAGAAACAGAAGATCTCCTTCCTGGAAAACAACCTGGAGCAACTGACGAAGGTCCACAAACAG ctgGTGCGTGACAACGCTGACCTGCGCTGTGAGCTGCCCAAGCTTGAGAAGAGACTGAGGGCCACCATGGACCGGGTCAAGTCTCTGGAGACAGCACTCAAGGAGGCAAAGGAGGGAGCCATGAGGGACCGCAAACG GTATCAGATGGAGGTTGATCGCATCAAAGAGGCTGTGAGACAGCGGAACCTGGCGCGCAGAGGCAATGCTGCTCAGATTG ccaaGCCCATCCGGCCAGGACAGCACCCAGGGAGTGGTGCGACCCAGGGCACAGGGAtccggggtgggggtgctggtggcATGGCCGCCAACGGACCAGCTGTCATCAAGCCTCACAGCCAGGCTTAG